The Corynebacterium renale genome includes a region encoding these proteins:
- a CDS encoding DEAD/DEAH box helicase, whose product MSITDIATGGENEPEKQDMSETQDQSQVDADVTRDASTSEATDSESKTESNGFESLGLPSEVLAAVHKVGFETPSPIQAETIPLLMEGNDVVGLAQTGTGKTAAFALPILARIDHSIRAPQALVLAPTRELALQVADSFQSFADHLGDIRVLPIYGGQAYGIQLSGLRRGAQIVVGTPGRVIDHLEKGSLDISGLRFMVLDEADEMLNMGFQEDVERILEDTPEEKQVALFSATMPNGIRKISKQYLNNPSEVTVKAETRTNTNITQRWLHVAHRNKLDALTRILEVTEFEAMIVFVRTRNETEEVAEKLRARGFSAAAINGDINQAQRERTVDQLKDGRLDILVATDVAARGLDVERISHVLNYDIPNDTEAYVHRIGRTGRAGRSGEAILFVTPRERRMLRSIERATNATLTEMDLPTVDEVNESRKARFADSITESLEDSQVEIFRTLVKEYSEANDVPLEDIAAALATQAQAGDEFLMKEPPKDRRDRRDRDRFERDDRRDRDRGPRRDRDFDRGGRSRFEAEPGKTMYRLAVGKRQHVRPGAIVGALANEGGLNSRDFGRISIFADHSLIELPNDMDPQVFDRLADTRISGQLIHLEKDTGRPPRRDRDDRGGRGGYRGGRDRDRGGYRGGRDRDDRGGRGGYRGGRDRDRGGYRGGRDRDDRGGRQWRD is encoded by the coding sequence ATGAGCATTACCGATATCGCAACCGGCGGCGAGAACGAGCCGGAGAAGCAAGATATGTCGGAAACTCAGGATCAATCGCAGGTCGACGCCGACGTCACCAGGGATGCGAGTACTTCTGAGGCCACCGACTCCGAATCCAAGACAGAAAGCAATGGTTTCGAAAGCCTCGGACTTCCATCTGAAGTGCTAGCAGCCGTCCATAAGGTCGGATTTGAAACCCCATCGCCTATCCAGGCGGAAACTATTCCGCTGTTGATGGAAGGCAACGACGTTGTAGGTCTCGCGCAAACAGGCACGGGCAAGACCGCAGCTTTTGCGCTGCCAATTCTGGCGCGCATCGACCATTCCATCCGTGCGCCCCAGGCACTGGTGCTGGCTCCGACCCGTGAGCTTGCGCTTCAGGTGGCGGACTCCTTCCAGAGTTTCGCTGACCACTTGGGTGACATCCGTGTGCTGCCCATTTACGGTGGCCAGGCCTATGGCATCCAGTTGTCCGGCCTGCGCCGTGGCGCTCAGATTGTCGTGGGTACCCCTGGTCGCGTTATTGACCACCTAGAAAAGGGTTCGCTGGATATTTCCGGCCTCCGGTTCATGGTCCTTGACGAAGCCGACGAGATGCTGAACATGGGCTTCCAGGAAGACGTGGAACGCATCCTGGAGGATACTCCGGAAGAGAAGCAGGTCGCGCTGTTTTCGGCAACCATGCCGAACGGGATCCGCAAGATTTCTAAGCAGTACCTTAACAATCCGTCTGAGGTAACCGTCAAGGCGGAAACTCGTACCAACACAAACATTACCCAGCGGTGGCTGCATGTCGCGCATCGCAACAAGCTCGACGCCCTGACCCGCATCCTTGAGGTCACTGAGTTTGAGGCGATGATCGTCTTCGTCCGTACCCGTAACGAAACCGAGGAAGTCGCAGAAAAGCTGCGTGCACGCGGTTTCTCTGCAGCGGCGATTAACGGCGACATCAACCAGGCACAGCGCGAGCGCACAGTCGATCAGCTCAAGGATGGCCGTTTGGACATCCTGGTTGCTACCGACGTTGCCGCCCGCGGTCTGGACGTGGAACGTATCAGCCATGTGCTGAACTACGACATCCCCAATGACACGGAGGCGTACGTCCACCGAATCGGCCGTACCGGTCGTGCAGGCCGCTCCGGTGAAGCAATCCTCTTCGTTACTCCGCGTGAACGCCGCATGCTGCGTTCCATCGAGCGTGCGACCAACGCAACGCTTACGGAGATGGACCTGCCAACAGTTGATGAGGTCAACGAGTCCCGTAAGGCGCGTTTCGCTGATTCCATTACTGAGTCTCTCGAAGACTCACAGGTGGAAATCTTCCGTACGCTGGTCAAAGAATATTCCGAGGCCAACGACGTTCCACTGGAAGACATTGCTGCTGCACTGGCAACCCAGGCGCAGGCTGGCGATGAATTCCTGATGAAGGAACCGCCAAAGGATCGCCGTGATCGCCGCGACCGTGACCGTTTCGAACGCGATGACCGTCGTGATCGCGATCGTGGCCCCCGCCGCGACCGTGACTTTGATCGTGGTGGGCGCTCTCGTTTCGAAGCAGAACCGGGCAAAACGATGTACCGCCTGGCTGTTGGCAAGCGTCAACACGTGCGTCCGGGTGCCATCGTCGGCGCCCTGGCAAATGAAGGTGGCCTGAACTCGCGTGACTTCGGGCGTATCTCGATTTTTGCTGATCACTCGCTGATTGAGCTGCCGAATGATATGGACCCGCAGGTTTTTGATCGTCTGGCGGATACCCGCATTTCGGGTCAGTTGATCCACTTGGAGAAAGACACGGGACGCCCTCCGCGTCGTGACCGCGATGACCGTGGTGGACGTGGTGGCTACAGAGGTGGACGCGACCGTGATCGTGGTGGCTACCGTGGTGGTCGTGACCGCGATGATCGTGGCGGACGTGGTGGCTACAGGGGCGGACGCGACCGTGATCGTGGTGGCTACCGTGGTGGTCGTGACCGCGATGATCGTGGCGGACGTCAGTGGCGCGATTAA
- the putP gene encoding sodium/proline symporter PutP codes for MTETTWFVIAIIIYMFTMLGIGFWSFRKTEKYDDYVLGDRGLNPFVAALSAGASDMSGWLLMGLPGALFVSGLSEMWMAVGLLCGSFASWTLIAPRLRAYSEVSSNSLTLPSFFENRVRDSSRMVRIVGAAIIIIFFVFYVSSGMVSGGRYFEATFGGDYLTGMLIIAAVTVAYTFFGGFLAVSYTDVVQGLIMFLALIVVPAMALIALDDPSDILTWPTSQDYGPWTDGVGNPEFWSIFSGVSAAAIIGNLSWGLGYFGQPHIVVRYMALRTPGEAKRSRTIGVSWMAFCLLGALATAVVGTVFFGQNPDIMVTDQKNFETIFLDMGRILFHPLIAGLVLTAVLAAIMSTMSSQLLIVSSSLVEDLLKIWNKRNLSEHLLVNLSRTAVFVVAVIAALFAFNPNDSILGLVAFAWAGFGAAFGPLMIFALYWKRLNAPGAIAGMVVGAAVSFAWGMSPLSDALYEMVPAFLASCIAIVAVSLATKEPNRTITDEFDHAISLARASAREPNADFTTLAKETS; via the coding sequence ATGACAGAAACTACGTGGTTTGTCATTGCCATCATCATTTATATGTTCACGATGTTGGGCATCGGCTTCTGGAGTTTCCGAAAGACCGAAAAATATGATGACTACGTCTTGGGCGATCGTGGCCTGAACCCGTTTGTCGCCGCGTTGTCTGCTGGGGCTTCGGATATGTCCGGCTGGTTGCTCATGGGGCTGCCAGGTGCTTTGTTTGTTTCTGGCCTTTCGGAAATGTGGATGGCCGTCGGCCTGCTGTGCGGAAGTTTCGCGTCGTGGACGCTCATTGCCCCGCGTCTGCGGGCTTATTCCGAGGTGTCCAGTAACTCTTTAACGCTGCCGAGCTTTTTTGAAAATCGCGTGCGCGATTCGTCGCGTATGGTGCGCATCGTCGGTGCAGCGATCATCATCATTTTCTTTGTTTTCTACGTGTCCTCCGGCATGGTCTCCGGCGGCCGTTACTTCGAAGCCACCTTCGGCGGGGACTATCTCACCGGCATGCTCATCATCGCGGCAGTCACTGTGGCCTACACGTTCTTCGGAGGCTTCCTTGCGGTGTCGTACACAGATGTCGTGCAGGGTTTGATCATGTTCCTGGCGCTCATCGTGGTTCCCGCCATGGCCCTGATCGCTCTCGATGATCCTTCCGATATCCTCACATGGCCAACATCACAGGACTACGGCCCGTGGACCGATGGCGTGGGCAATCCGGAATTCTGGTCAATCTTCAGCGGGGTCTCCGCAGCTGCGATTATTGGTAACTTGAGCTGGGGCTTGGGCTACTTCGGCCAACCACACATTGTGGTCCGGTACATGGCACTGCGTACCCCTGGTGAAGCTAAGCGGAGCCGTACTATCGGCGTCTCCTGGATGGCATTCTGCCTGTTAGGCGCGCTCGCAACCGCAGTTGTGGGCACCGTATTCTTCGGCCAAAACCCCGACATCATGGTCACCGATCAGAAGAACTTTGAAACCATCTTCCTGGACATGGGTCGAATCCTCTTCCACCCACTGATCGCAGGCCTGGTTCTTACCGCGGTCCTCGCTGCCATCATGTCCACCATGTCTTCCCAGCTACTTATCGTCTCCTCCTCTCTGGTAGAGGACTTGCTGAAGATTTGGAACAAGCGCAATCTGTCCGAGCACCTGCTGGTTAACCTGTCCCGCACCGCGGTCTTCGTGGTCGCTGTGATTGCAGCGCTCTTTGCGTTCAACCCCAACGATTCCATATTGGGCCTCGTGGCCTTTGCCTGGGCCGGCTTCGGTGCAGCCTTCGGACCTCTCATGATTTTTGCGTTGTACTGGAAGCGCCTCAACGCACCAGGTGCGATCGCAGGCATGGTTGTTGGTGCAGCCGTGTCTTTCGCCTGGGGTATGTCCCCACTGTCTGACGCGCTGTATGAAATGGTGCCGGCATTCCTTGCTTCGTGCATTGCCATCGTGGCGGTCAGTCTTGCAACTAAGGAACCCAACCGCACCATTACCGACGAGTTCGATCACGCTATCTCGCTTGCCCGTGCATCAGCACGGGAGCCGAATGCTGACTTCACCACGCTGGCCAAAGAGACGTCGTAA
- a CDS encoding HNH endonuclease family protein gives MGNTRDVMLLESFPQESCTPKGLIDDPYDGGPISPHDTDIDHIFPLSAAWDMGAHSWTPEQRRAFANDPSNLVAVSSSANRQKSDKLPAEWMPSSRGARCWYARRVSYIAYSYDLELTKADKRVMESACRLIF, from the coding sequence ATGGGGAACACACGCGACGTCATGCTGCTCGAATCATTCCCACAAGAATCATGCACTCCGAAGGGGCTTATCGACGACCCCTACGACGGAGGCCCAATCTCACCACACGATACGGACATTGACCACATCTTTCCCCTTTCCGCCGCCTGGGACATGGGAGCTCATTCGTGGACACCTGAGCAAAGACGCGCGTTTGCCAACGACCCCTCCAACTTGGTCGCAGTCTCCAGCTCAGCGAATAGGCAGAAAAGCGACAAGCTGCCCGCAGAGTGGATGCCAAGCAGCCGTGGCGCGCGATGTTGGTACGCACGCAGGGTCAGTTACATCGCTTACTCCTACGACCTCGAACTCACAAAAGCAGATAAACGGGTAATGGAGTCAGCCTGTCGGTTGATTTTCTAG
- the cydB gene encoding cytochrome d ubiquinol oxidase subunit II, producing MELPIIWFILIAVLFAGYFLLEGFDFGVGILAPMIGKNRKERNTIVGTIGPVWDGNEVWLITAGGAMFAAFPEWYATLFSGFYIPLFLILLCLIIRIVALEWRKKMDDPRWTKWCDWGLAIGSWGPAILWGVAFANILRGLPIQADHTLLASDAMATIFNPYGIMGGITFTALFTFHGLAFIRLKTAGIVRERTENFVWPVSILAAVTGVVFIVWTVLSLENTTWTWAVAVLIVVLVVAGIVTMAMGRDGWSFTFTSVAVVAVAGLLFGILFPNVMPTTLADGTSLDVWNAASNPYTLKFMTWVAIFMVPVVLAYQAWTYWVFSKRLRAEDAMAEKENAPLKVV from the coding sequence ATTGAGCTTCCTATCATCTGGTTCATTCTCATCGCGGTCCTATTCGCGGGCTACTTCCTGCTCGAGGGCTTCGACTTCGGCGTCGGCATCTTGGCGCCCATGATTGGTAAAAACCGTAAAGAGCGCAACACGATCGTCGGTACTATCGGCCCAGTGTGGGACGGTAACGAGGTGTGGTTGATCACCGCAGGCGGCGCAATGTTCGCAGCGTTCCCCGAGTGGTACGCAACCCTGTTCTCTGGGTTCTACATTCCGCTGTTCCTCATCCTGCTGTGCCTGATCATCCGCATCGTGGCCCTGGAATGGCGCAAGAAGATGGACGACCCCCGCTGGACCAAGTGGTGTGACTGGGGACTGGCTATCGGCTCCTGGGGCCCAGCAATCCTGTGGGGCGTCGCGTTCGCAAATATCCTGCGTGGCCTGCCAATTCAGGCCGACCATACGCTGCTGGCTAGCGACGCAATGGCTACAATCTTCAACCCGTACGGCATCATGGGCGGCATTACCTTTACTGCCCTGTTCACGTTCCACGGCCTGGCATTCATCCGCCTGAAGACCGCTGGGATTGTTCGTGAACGCACGGAGAACTTCGTGTGGCCGGTATCGATCCTGGCCGCGGTGACCGGCGTTGTCTTTATCGTCTGGACAGTCCTCTCCCTGGAAAACACCACGTGGACCTGGGCCGTAGCGGTACTCATCGTCGTGCTCGTCGTGGCAGGAATCGTCACTATGGCAATGGGACGCGACGGCTGGTCCTTCACGTTCACCAGTGTTGCAGTCGTAGCAGTCGCAGGCCTCTTGTTCGGAATTCTCTTCCCGAACGTCATGCCTACCACCCTGGCAGACGGCACCAGCCTAGACGTCTGGAACGCAGCGTCGAACCCATACACACTCAAGTTCATGACGTGGGTTGCCATCTTCATGGTTCCGGTAGTCTTGGCTTATCAGGCGTGGACTTACTGGGTCTTCTCTAAGCGCCTGCGGGCCGAAGACGCCATGGCAGAAAAAGAAAATGCCCCATTGAAGGTGGTGTAA
- a CDS encoding DEAD/DEAH box helicase: MASYLLHGLWVQHSGLHLWIEQVDGHRVVLPDTVPEGTFPATVEALLQRTTFRHRLRATLRTPKGREVALTIPTAAYTPEQAVEFLGQLTVLGEDNPAIKKAQRESIAPDLLWLIRMYAGLNRFVDAGRVTIKLAYIDDQWWPQFQLAPGLPERSWVAQMVAAAPGILTINNRNLGEDISETLPHWIAVRTLEDVRDTPRSSDWHPFVSALLHSEPLKRKVTGLLNRLNDWKNSITAADLELVIMVEAPGNDDDNPVDPRDALWPVRVRYRTGGSAPRPVDVSILDWSSRQTLETALHKAVKTAPLLDASVNGQSKLYKVQFQGNPIAHLIGEDVAGDWDVYLSSDEIVQFVSQDAPRLKKAGISVLLPKSWATAETTAALHAATDSDPAESPTVSKVGLDTLVEYDWSVSVDGTRLTPAEMQALIESKSGLIKVRGNWVMADTQAVSHITAYMEKLKKTSRKRWREKLASMAAEVERLKAVDDPAWQELAKELEQQREKFNSDATGGQVTVEDLRALALETVALTPVEFTGSTWYASLLGGAEPPAPSRVELPDTVHASLREYQRRGVDWLYAMSRAGLGAVLADDMGLGKTLQLLTMLAVEHARGEKEGPTLVVVPTSVVGNWKREATKFVPDFKVLMHHGSGRLSGKEFVEATAEYDVVITSYGVVARDFATLSKVDWDHVVLDEAQHIKNSATRSSKAVRSIPARHRIALTGTPMENKLSEMRSILDFTNPGVLGSASFFRNRFAKPIEVGGDEHAMETLRRLTAPFILRRVKTDPTIISDLPEKTEEVFTVSMTPEQAALYQAYVDNIQEQLERREGMARRGLVLASLTRIKQICNHPAHFLADGSSITQRGRHRSGKVAELVRLLDDAVNNGERMLIFTQYKAFGDMLQPYLEERFSTEIPFLHGGVSQKTRDAMVERFQSPDGPLAMILSLKAGGTGLNLTAANVVVHMDRWWNPAVENQATDRAFRIGQDKDVRVYKMMTKGTMEESIQDILDGKTQLAGTVVGVGEGWITELNPDQLAQLMSYREEE, from the coding sequence ATGGCCTCTTACCTCCTGCATGGACTGTGGGTGCAGCATTCCGGACTGCACCTATGGATTGAGCAGGTAGACGGGCACCGCGTAGTTCTGCCCGACACCGTCCCGGAAGGGACTTTCCCTGCCACAGTGGAGGCGCTGTTGCAGCGCACCACCTTCCGCCACCGGTTGCGGGCCACGTTGCGCACCCCCAAAGGGCGCGAAGTTGCGCTCACCATCCCAACCGCGGCGTACACGCCCGAGCAAGCCGTTGAATTTTTAGGCCAGCTCACCGTCCTCGGGGAGGATAATCCCGCCATTAAAAAAGCGCAGCGGGAATCTATTGCCCCGGATCTGCTGTGGCTCATCCGCATGTATGCGGGTCTCAACCGCTTTGTCGACGCCGGCAGAGTGACTATCAAACTGGCGTACATCGACGATCAATGGTGGCCACAGTTCCAGCTTGCCCCCGGGCTACCGGAACGGTCATGGGTCGCACAGATGGTTGCAGCTGCGCCTGGAATTCTGACAATCAACAACCGCAATCTCGGTGAAGACATATCGGAAACCCTGCCACATTGGATTGCAGTGCGTACTCTCGAAGACGTGCGCGACACACCGAGGTCGAGTGACTGGCATCCGTTCGTGTCTGCGCTGTTGCACTCCGAACCGCTGAAACGTAAGGTCACGGGTCTTCTCAATCGGCTCAATGATTGGAAAAATTCCATCACAGCTGCGGACCTCGAGCTAGTCATCATGGTGGAGGCCCCGGGCAACGATGACGACAACCCCGTCGACCCGCGCGATGCCCTGTGGCCAGTCCGCGTGCGTTACCGGACTGGAGGCTCCGCCCCACGTCCTGTCGATGTCTCCATCCTGGACTGGTCAAGCCGCCAGACCTTGGAAACTGCACTGCACAAAGCAGTAAAGACTGCACCGCTTCTCGACGCCTCCGTCAATGGCCAGAGCAAGCTATACAAAGTTCAGTTCCAGGGCAATCCCATCGCCCACCTCATCGGGGAAGACGTTGCCGGTGATTGGGACGTGTACTTAAGCAGCGATGAAATCGTGCAGTTCGTATCCCAAGACGCGCCGCGCCTGAAAAAGGCCGGCATCTCCGTTTTGCTGCCTAAATCGTGGGCCACCGCAGAAACAACCGCGGCGTTACACGCCGCCACGGATTCTGACCCGGCTGAAAGTCCAACTGTCAGCAAAGTTGGCCTAGACACGCTGGTGGAATACGACTGGTCCGTGTCCGTTGACGGGACCAGACTCACTCCGGCGGAAATGCAAGCCCTCATCGAATCCAAGAGTGGGCTTATCAAGGTGCGTGGCAACTGGGTGATGGCGGATACCCAGGCGGTCTCCCATATCACGGCCTACATGGAGAAGCTTAAGAAGACTTCCCGCAAACGCTGGCGCGAGAAACTAGCCAGCATGGCGGCAGAAGTCGAAAGGCTCAAGGCTGTAGACGACCCCGCTTGGCAGGAATTAGCCAAAGAACTCGAGCAACAACGCGAAAAGTTCAACAGCGACGCCACCGGCGGACAAGTAACTGTCGAGGACCTACGCGCCTTGGCACTGGAAACAGTCGCCTTAACCCCCGTGGAGTTCACTGGCTCCACTTGGTACGCGTCGCTCCTCGGCGGTGCAGAGCCGCCGGCACCCAGCAGAGTAGAGCTCCCTGATACCGTGCACGCCTCTTTGCGCGAATACCAACGCCGGGGCGTGGACTGGCTCTATGCCATGTCCCGGGCCGGGCTCGGCGCAGTCCTCGCCGACGACATGGGCCTGGGCAAAACCTTGCAACTTTTGACCATGCTGGCAGTTGAACACGCCCGAGGGGAAAAAGAAGGGCCTACTTTGGTCGTGGTTCCGACGTCAGTCGTGGGAAACTGGAAGCGCGAAGCAACAAAATTTGTGCCCGACTTCAAAGTATTGATGCACCACGGAAGTGGAAGGCTCAGCGGCAAGGAATTCGTAGAGGCCACGGCTGAATACGACGTGGTGATTACCTCGTACGGCGTCGTCGCACGCGACTTTGCCACTCTCAGCAAGGTGGACTGGGATCACGTTGTTCTCGACGAAGCGCAGCACATCAAGAACTCGGCAACCCGATCCTCCAAGGCAGTGCGCTCTATTCCTGCACGTCATCGTATTGCGCTCACGGGTACCCCAATGGAGAACAAGCTCAGTGAGATGCGGTCGATTTTGGACTTCACGAACCCGGGAGTGCTCGGGTCAGCATCTTTCTTCCGTAACCGCTTTGCAAAACCTATCGAAGTAGGCGGCGACGAGCACGCCATGGAAACTCTACGACGCCTCACCGCCCCCTTCATTCTGCGACGCGTGAAGACCGATCCGACAATTATCTCCGACCTACCGGAAAAGACCGAAGAAGTGTTCACCGTCAGTATGACACCTGAGCAAGCTGCGCTCTACCAAGCGTACGTGGACAACATTCAGGAGCAGTTGGAACGCCGCGAAGGTATGGCGCGCCGGGGCCTGGTCTTGGCGTCTCTGACACGTATCAAGCAGATTTGTAATCACCCGGCGCATTTCTTGGCCGACGGTTCTTCCATCACTCAGCGTGGGCGCCACCGTTCGGGAAAAGTCGCAGAACTTGTACGGCTTCTCGACGACGCCGTCAACAATGGTGAGCGCATGCTCATCTTTACCCAGTACAAGGCCTTCGGCGACATGCTGCAGCCATACCTAGAAGAACGCTTCAGTACGGAGATTCCATTCCTCCACGGCGGTGTCTCCCAGAAAACTCGCGACGCCATGGTGGAACGCTTCCAGTCCCCAGACGGTCCGCTTGCCATGATTTTGTCCCTGAAGGCTGGCGGTACGGGCCTGAATCTCACGGCTGCGAACGTCGTGGTGCACATGGACCGGTGGTGGAACCCCGCGGTGGAGAATCAGGCAACCGACCGTGCTTTTCGTATCGGCCAGGATAAGGATGTCCGTGTCTACAAGATGATGACGAAGGGCACGATGGAGGAATCCATCCAAGATATTCTGGACGGAAAGACGCAGCTTGCCGGGACAGTAGTTGGGGTCGGTGAAGGCTGGATCACCGAATTGAACCCTGACCAGCTGGCTCAATTGATGAGTTATCGAGAGGAGGAATAG
- a CDS encoding cytochrome ubiquinol oxidase subunit I, which produces MDVLDISRWQFGITTVYHYLFVPLTIGLGPLVALMQTFWQKTGHPYWYRATRFFGTVFLVNFAMGVATGIVQEFQFGMNWSEYSRMVGDVFGGPLALEALIAFFLESVFLGVWIFGWGKVPGWLHTLSIWIVAIATNISAYFIIVANSFMQNPKGAVYNPETGRAELNDIAALLFNKTAIYGYLHAAAGAFLVGGTFILGVSCWWLVRANKQAKAGGWHQDSPEVARHDMHRPVIKMGIWATLLSCVAVAFTGDLQAKLMFIQQPMKMAAAESLCHTQTDPAFSILSTSTHNNCETVQHLIEVPFVLPFLAEGKFTGVTLEGVMELQEKMEALYGPGNYSPNLFVTYWSFRAMIGFMLGSILLVIFAWWYTRKGQVLEGKKGLWFGRLSLFAIATPFLANIFGWVFTEMGRQPWIVHPNPDSVGDPRTELIRMTVGEGVSAHSATYVWITIIGFTGLYLALYIVWFLLIRRAVIAGPPAEDGPTGDAVTGSGQHPAPGPATPVAGDQPAEIEPVRFSTAAPVITDEK; this is translated from the coding sequence GTGGATGTCTTAGACATCTCACGGTGGCAATTCGGCATCACCACCGTGTATCACTATTTATTTGTGCCGCTGACCATCGGTCTTGGTCCGCTGGTCGCACTGATGCAAACATTTTGGCAAAAGACCGGGCACCCTTATTGGTACCGCGCCACCCGTTTCTTCGGAACGGTGTTCTTGGTGAACTTCGCCATGGGCGTGGCTACCGGTATCGTTCAGGAATTCCAGTTCGGCATGAACTGGTCCGAGTACTCCCGCATGGTCGGTGACGTCTTCGGCGGACCGCTTGCTTTGGAAGCACTTATTGCGTTCTTCCTCGAGTCCGTATTCTTGGGCGTGTGGATTTTCGGTTGGGGAAAGGTTCCGGGTTGGCTGCATACGTTGTCAATCTGGATCGTGGCAATTGCAACGAATATCTCCGCATACTTCATTATTGTTGCGAACTCGTTCATGCAGAACCCCAAGGGCGCTGTATACAATCCTGAGACTGGCCGTGCCGAGCTCAACGACATCGCAGCGCTGCTCTTTAATAAGACTGCTATCTACGGTTACCTGCACGCAGCAGCCGGCGCATTCCTCGTAGGCGGCACCTTCATTTTGGGTGTGAGCTGCTGGTGGTTAGTCCGCGCCAACAAACAGGCGAAGGCCGGCGGATGGCACCAGGATTCCCCAGAGGTTGCACGTCACGACATGCACCGTCCAGTTATCAAGATGGGAATCTGGGCGACCTTGCTTTCCTGCGTCGCCGTTGCTTTCACCGGTGACCTGCAGGCCAAGCTGATGTTCATCCAACAGCCCATGAAGATGGCCGCTGCTGAATCGCTGTGCCACACTCAGACGGATCCTGCGTTCTCGATCTTGTCGACGTCCACGCACAACAACTGCGAGACGGTCCAGCACCTCATCGAGGTTCCGTTCGTTCTCCCCTTCCTCGCCGAAGGTAAGTTCACAGGCGTCACTCTTGAAGGCGTTATGGAACTGCAGGAAAAGATGGAAGCCCTCTACGGTCCGGGGAACTACTCCCCTAACCTTTTCGTGACCTACTGGTCATTCCGCGCGATGATCGGCTTCATGCTCGGGTCTATCCTCCTTGTCATCTTCGCTTGGTGGTACACCCGCAAGGGCCAGGTCCTCGAGGGCAAGAAGGGGCTGTGGTTCGGTCGCCTTTCACTGTTTGCAATCGCAACCCCATTCCTCGCGAACATCTTCGGTTGGGTATTCACCGAAATGGGCCGCCAGCCATGGATCGTGCACCCGAACCCGGATTCCGTGGGCGATCCCCGCACCGAGCTCATTCGCATGACCGTTGGGGAAGGCGTCTCCGCGCACTCCGCAACCTACGTCTGGATTACCATCATCGGCTTCACCGGCCTGTACCTGGCGTTGTACATCGTCTGGTTCCTTCTTATCCGTCGTGCGGTCATTGCCGGCCCACCAGCTGAAGATGGCCCTACCGGCGACGCCGTAACCGGCTCTGGCCAGCACCCAGCCCCGGGACCAGCTACACCAGTTGCAGGCGATCAGCCTGCAGAAATCGAACCCGTCCGCTTCAGCACCGCTGCGCCGGTCATCACGGATGAGAAGTAG